A single window of Microbispora hainanensis DNA harbors:
- a CDS encoding FAD-binding oxidoreductase, giving the protein MNELTSALAAALPDGRVLTDPDVVDSYARDRTFVPPGRPLGVVLARSRDDVVATMRWATEHRVPVVPRGAGTGLAGGATAVDGCVVLSLARMTAIRELSPQDEIAVVEPGVITADLDRAAREHGLMYAPDPSSYEISTIGGNLATNAGGLRCVKYGVTRDSTLGLEVVLADGRVLNTGRRTMKGVAGYDLTGLFVGSEGTLGVITAATVRLRRAPGELATIAAEFTSLRDAAAAVSAIVAAGCRPSMLELMDRTTLQAIDDWKNIGLEPSTRAMLIAQAEGSADEMAALCGAASFVAVSSTPEEAAELIGVRRLAYHAKERLGQCLVEDVCVPRSVLPEMITAIEEAAARHGVLIATVAHAGDGNVHPVFIFDRGLAEPPEEVWAAADEVFRAALDLGGTLTGEHGVGLLKKRWLGLETGPVAAELHQGIKQVFDPLNILNPGKAI; this is encoded by the coding sequence GTGAACGAGCTGACTTCCGCGCTCGCCGCGGCGCTGCCGGACGGGCGAGTCCTCACCGATCCCGACGTCGTCGACTCGTACGCCAGGGACCGCACCTTCGTGCCGCCGGGCAGGCCGCTCGGCGTGGTGCTCGCGCGGTCCCGCGACGACGTCGTGGCCACGATGCGCTGGGCGACCGAGCACCGCGTGCCGGTGGTCCCGCGCGGCGCGGGCACCGGGCTCGCCGGCGGGGCGACGGCCGTCGACGGCTGCGTCGTCCTGTCGCTCGCCCGGATGACCGCGATCCGCGAGCTGTCGCCGCAGGACGAGATCGCGGTCGTGGAGCCCGGCGTCATCACCGCCGACCTCGACCGGGCGGCCCGCGAGCACGGCCTGATGTACGCCCCCGACCCCTCGTCGTACGAGATCTCGACCATCGGCGGCAACCTGGCGACCAACGCGGGCGGGCTGCGGTGCGTGAAATACGGCGTGACCCGCGACTCGACGCTCGGGCTCGAGGTCGTGCTGGCGGACGGGCGGGTGCTGAACACCGGCCGCCGCACGATGAAGGGCGTGGCCGGATATGACCTGACCGGCCTGTTCGTCGGCTCGGAGGGCACGCTCGGCGTGATCACGGCCGCGACCGTGCGGCTGCGGCGGGCCCCGGGCGAGCTGGCCACGATCGCCGCCGAGTTCACCTCGCTGCGCGACGCCGCGGCGGCCGTCTCGGCGATCGTCGCCGCGGGCTGCCGGCCGTCGATGCTCGAACTCATGGACCGCACGACGCTGCAGGCCATCGACGACTGGAAGAACATCGGGCTTGAGCCGTCCACCAGGGCGATGCTCATCGCCCAGGCCGAGGGCTCGGCGGACGAGATGGCCGCGCTGTGCGGCGCCGCGTCGTTCGTGGCGGTGTCGTCCACGCCGGAGGAGGCCGCCGAGCTGATCGGCGTCAGGCGCCTGGCCTACCACGCCAAGGAGCGGCTGGGCCAGTGCCTCGTGGAGGACGTGTGCGTGCCCCGCTCGGTGCTCCCCGAGATGATCACCGCGATCGAGGAGGCCGCGGCACGGCACGGCGTGCTGATCGCGACGGTCGCCCACGCGGGGGACGGCAACGTGCACCCGGTGTTCATATTCGACCGCGGCCTCGCCGAGCCGCCGGAAGAGGTGTGGGCCGCCGCCGACGAGGTCTTCCGCGCCGCGCTCGACCTCGGCGGCACGCTCACCGGCGAACACGGCGTCGGCCTGCTGAAAAAGCGCTGGCTCGGCCTCGAAACCGGCCCGGTGGCCGCCGAACTGCACCAGGGCATCAAGCAGGTGTTCGACCCTTTGAACATCCTCAACCCCGGTAAGGCCATCTGA
- a CDS encoding immune inhibitor A domain-containing protein — protein sequence MSRRIRRLAAIVPALGLAAGGLAAAGAAAAPTAGYQPSAKDHYINYAPPRVQGDFTTTEEKVPSQGVKRTAALARAIDHKFASGNPVAARVLAKHEKQAIRTGKNPFDFIYKKAKTTRTAKLLTLLVEFNDQANDDFSGWSHPRTIDDVDDCITEPPGTKLNGPLHNTIPNPATAGGGGKDNNSMWVADFNTAHYNNMLYTSKGITTRVRPDLKDPRDGKKGIDISGSTLKNMYEEMSKGAYTVTGQAVGWLKVPHSEAWYGAGKCHTYPQDMTGHPDNPRGPAQLAIDAVNALVQSNPNFPWADYDVEDTSDADGDGNYDEPDGVIDHLVLIHAGEDKSGGGGAEGTFSLWAHSSDVAGGYTVPGTNIKISNYILQPEDAGVGVFAHEYGHDLGLPDLYDTTGAGDSDVDFWDLMSSGSHSGPIFQSLPTHMGLWDKWVLGWANPKVIEPGGKDQLLVVGQTSRTPKGTEDGVRINLPDKQNIMSVPHSGTNMWWSNSDQDWADNKLSRTVDVPAGSDAKFWWWSDWGIETDWDFGFFEISTDGGATWTEQKIYNEDGSLATTGDDYTDPNGRLKDYGNKKYGLTGESGGWHHLYVDLAPFAGTSVQIRLRYATDAASVQRGWFNDDFSLNSGATAVWTDDVEGGANGWTTTKGTFTDTSGAGWIIHPGEEQAAQYYLAEWRNFDGFDKGLEYAYDTTWLRDGAWKVEKVKYNAPGLLVWYRDTSVSNNDVSGRTFDLPSVGPKGELLIVDSHFDPLRRTGAAAQKDPTVLKNLPSRPQSSNAAFNFVGTYPFKECVEGEPFKEYCTSFGKQAAVKSFTDAKGWYPGLEIRDGSLYYRQRDSSAVVPSKDNQPYTTRIVHPDGTPAKELYGTDIGGAILGSGNPGDEGKQLGVQIKLISPLPANLAAIIQVTPAKK from the coding sequence TTGTCCAGAAGAATCCGGCGTCTCGCCGCGATCGTGCCCGCGCTCGGGCTGGCGGCAGGAGGTCTGGCCGCAGCAGGCGCGGCTGCGGCGCCCACGGCGGGCTACCAGCCCTCCGCCAAGGACCACTACATCAACTACGCGCCGCCGCGCGTTCAGGGCGACTTCACCACCACCGAGGAGAAGGTCCCGTCCCAGGGCGTCAAGCGCACCGCCGCGCTGGCGCGGGCGATCGACCACAAGTTCGCGAGCGGCAACCCGGTCGCGGCGCGGGTCCTGGCCAAGCATGAGAAGCAGGCGATCAGGACCGGGAAGAACCCCTTCGACTTCATCTACAAGAAGGCGAAGACGACCCGGACCGCCAAGCTCCTCACGCTGCTGGTCGAGTTCAACGACCAGGCCAACGACGACTTCTCCGGCTGGTCGCACCCGAGGACGATCGACGACGTCGACGACTGCATCACCGAGCCGCCGGGCACCAAGCTGAACGGCCCGCTGCACAACACGATCCCCAACCCCGCCACCGCCGGCGGTGGGGGCAAGGACAACAACTCCATGTGGGTGGCCGACTTCAACACGGCCCATTACAACAACATGCTCTACACCTCCAAGGGGATCACGACCCGGGTCCGTCCGGACCTGAAGGACCCCCGGGACGGCAAGAAGGGCATCGACATCTCCGGTTCGACCCTGAAGAACATGTACGAGGAGATGTCCAAGGGCGCCTACACCGTCACCGGTCAGGCCGTCGGCTGGCTCAAGGTGCCGCACTCCGAGGCGTGGTACGGCGCGGGCAAGTGCCACACCTACCCGCAGGACATGACCGGTCACCCGGACAACCCGCGCGGCCCCGCCCAGCTCGCGATCGACGCGGTCAACGCGCTCGTGCAGTCGAACCCGAACTTCCCGTGGGCCGACTACGACGTCGAGGACACCTCCGACGCCGACGGCGACGGCAACTACGACGAGCCGGACGGCGTCATCGACCACCTCGTGCTGATCCACGCCGGTGAGGACAAGTCCGGTGGCGGCGGCGCCGAGGGCACGTTCTCCCTGTGGGCCCACTCCAGCGACGTGGCCGGCGGATACACGGTGCCGGGCACGAACATCAAGATCTCCAACTACATCCTCCAGCCGGAGGACGCGGGGGTCGGCGTGTTCGCCCACGAGTACGGCCACGACCTCGGCCTGCCGGACCTGTACGACACCACCGGCGCCGGCGACTCCGACGTCGACTTCTGGGACCTGATGTCGAGCGGCTCGCACTCCGGGCCGATCTTCCAGTCGCTGCCCACCCACATGGGCCTGTGGGACAAGTGGGTGCTCGGCTGGGCCAACCCGAAGGTCATCGAGCCGGGCGGCAAGGACCAGCTCCTGGTGGTCGGCCAGACCTCGCGTACGCCCAAGGGCACCGAGGACGGCGTCCGGATCAACCTGCCGGACAAGCAGAACATCATGTCCGTCCCGCACAGCGGGACGAACATGTGGTGGTCCAACAGCGACCAGGACTGGGCCGACAACAAGCTGAGCAGGACCGTCGACGTCCCGGCCGGGTCGGACGCGAAGTTCTGGTGGTGGAGCGACTGGGGCATCGAGACCGACTGGGACTTCGGCTTCTTCGAGATCTCCACGGACGGCGGCGCCACCTGGACCGAGCAGAAGATCTACAACGAGGACGGCAGCCTCGCCACCACCGGTGACGACTACACCGACCCGAACGGCCGCCTGAAGGACTACGGCAACAAGAAGTACGGCCTCACCGGTGAGAGCGGCGGCTGGCACCACCTGTACGTCGACCTCGCGCCGTTCGCTGGCACGTCCGTCCAGATCCGCCTGCGTTACGCCACGGACGCGGCGTCCGTGCAGCGCGGCTGGTTCAACGACGACTTCTCGCTGAACAGCGGCGCCACCGCGGTCTGGACCGACGACGTCGAGGGCGGCGCCAACGGCTGGACGACCACCAAGGGCACGTTCACCGACACCAGCGGCGCCGGCTGGATCATCCACCCCGGTGAGGAGCAGGCGGCGCAGTACTACCTGGCCGAGTGGCGCAACTTCGACGGGTTCGACAAGGGCCTGGAGTACGCCTACGACACGACCTGGCTGCGCGACGGCGCCTGGAAGGTCGAGAAGGTCAAGTACAACGCCCCCGGTCTGCTCGTGTGGTACCGCGACACCTCGGTGTCCAACAACGACGTCTCGGGCCGCACGTTCGACCTGCCGTCGGTGGGCCCGAAGGGCGAGCTGCTCATCGTGGACTCGCACTTCGACCCGCTGCGCCGTACGGGTGCGGCGGCGCAGAAGGACCCGACCGTCCTGAAGAACCTGCCGTCCCGCCCGCAGTCGTCCAACGCGGCGTTCAACTTCGTCGGCACCTACCCGTTCAAGGAGTGCGTCGAGGGCGAGCCGTTCAAGGAGTACTGCACCTCGTTCGGCAAGCAGGCCGCGGTGAAGTCGTTCACGGACGCCAAGGGCTGGTACCCCGGCCTGGAGATCCGCGACGGCAGCCTCTACTACCGCCAGCGTGACTCCTCGGCGGTCGTCCCGTCGAAGGACAACCAGCCGTACACCACCCGGATCGTCCACCCGGACGGCACCCCGGCCAAGGAGCTGTACGGCACCGACATCGGCGGCGCGATCCTCGGCTCCGGCAACCCCGGTGACGAGGGCAAGCAGCTCGGCGTGCAGATCAAGCTGATCAGCCCGCTGCCGGCCAACCTGGCCGCGATCATCCAGGTGACCCCGGCCAAGAAGTAA